GCTTGATATAATTGATTTGCATTATTATAGCAGAGCAAGAACTAGTACTTGCAATAAACTAATCCTCATTGGTTTACTAAAGTTTTATTGGAAAGACCATGTCCTTTTTGGCTACAATATTGGTcccctaacccccccccccccgcaaaaaaaaaaaaacactccaACTCCTACCCCCAAAAAATGAAATAATCTTTagaatgaaatatgaaaaatcagGATTTGGGACCCTTACTTGTGACCTATAAAGGATAAGCCTAAATAAACTATAGTTATAGTAGTAGAAATTTCAAATCCTTATAAATCAACTTCATAGTTGCCTCCCACGAATGAGATAGGGTATCATATTCTAAAGTCATAAATGTCCTTGTCAAGTCCACTTTAGGATCTCAAGCAAGATTTAAGTGACTCGTCAAACATAGATTGAGTACCGATTTATAATTCAGAAATATTGAGTTCTCAAATGTATATCTAACTCTATCAATACTTATCTTTTGTgcgtatatataaaaaaaattagatcTCAATGCTACTGAATTCACGAACCCATGATTGAATCCGTGAGAAGACAGAGCTAGTTTAGAATTGATAGAGAAGTTGCAGTAGTTATTCATTCAAATTGATAAAATTCATTTGTGAAAAATGTTAAATTTCTAAAATCGACCATAACTTGCAACTCCAATATATACAGTTTAGAAAAGTACTGTTATTGTGCAACTTGCATATAATAGAGTTCCTATTTAAGTGAATAATGTAAGTAGGGTTAGGTTAGGTTAGTAAAAGAGGCCAAATGTGCAAACACTGACTTGAGACAAATGGCCATGGTCTATGGCCTAAGCTGCCTTTCTTCTTCTAGGATACACATCCAATTTCAGCAGCCCACTAAGCCCAAAATCCAAATAAAGCCCCATTATTCCCTTCTTTCCCAAACAAGAGAGTAATTCTTTTCAAACCCTCAGTCTTCCATTTCCATGGCAGAAGAGAGACGCGTGGTTACTGTGGGTGGAAAAGGCTCATCACTGTCGTCCTCCTCCGTCTTCGAAATCGCCAACGGACTCAGTCGCCCGAGAATTGACTCTTCAGCACTCTCCAAAGTATCATCTTCCTCCAATTCCAAAACCAGCAACAACACTAATGCTCCTACACAATCTTCCGCATTTTCAGTACTCAGTAATTTAACACCCGAGGAGTCTAAAGCTTCTCTTGTAGTTCTCCTAAACAAGCTCTTACTCTCTTCTTCGTCTTCCGCTGCCGTCACTCAGCTCTATGATATCATCCTCAATGACGTGTCCTCGATTTCGTTTGATAATACTATTGACGGCGTTTCGCCAGGGGATTTTTCTGTAGCAGCAATATCTGGAATCTCCGCTATATTGGATCATAGAAGTTCAGCTTTGTCTGTTATTATTGACGCCGTTGCTGCCTTGTCCTGCGAGGCCTTGGGTGCGGACATATCAGCTTTCAACTTGAATGATTCCGGTGATGGTTCCACTGCCAAGGACGTCGTGTCCGTGGCTGCTGACGTCAAGATCTTACTTAACGGTTCTAAATTCGTGAACAAAAATAGTGATGAACTTGCAGTTTCTAGTGTTCCAGTTGTGCACGGCAAGTTTAGAGAAATTTGCCGGCTCCTGCACTCCAGCACACGTGTGCAACTGAACTCTGCTGTTGTATCTAATTCAGGATCTTCTGGAACAGCTAGTGCAATGTGCACCACATTGTTTTCATTGGCTGTGGCACTTAAAGATTTGGGCAACATCAGTTATAACAGAGCGAAGCGCACCAGAGATGATGAAATTTCTGCAATGCTGCAAAAAGAATGTCCTCGACCTGATCAGCTGAAAGCTGTTTTTGCGTCTTTGGTTTCAGCTCACTCGGATGAGGAATATGTTAAGTTTTCACATGATGTTAACTCCTTACTGATGATGGTAGAGAAAATAGTTTCATGGGAGGCCTTAGCTGCTTTCTTTTCGCTCGAAGAAAAAGACTTTATCAGCGGTAATACGAGTGTATGCGAGGACAGTGCAAAAGCAGGTAAAAAAGGaggcaagaagaagaagattcttGGTAAAGGTACCACTGCTCTGCTGCAATTTTTGAAGGATAGGCTGCTGAGCATGCCTATTCAGACTGAGGCATTCGAGAATTTGGTTCGCCATTTCTTGTCTCTGCTGGACCCGAAGGACTCGGGATTTGGCACATTACTGAGAAAGGTGAAAGATATTGTGGAGAGCAATGAGAGCCGGCGGTTGCCTAAACTTCCAAAGGTAAGAACCATACTGAGTTATCTTTTTCCCGCTCATTGAATTATTCGTAGCTGTGATAATTTGGGAACTGGTTTAATACGTGGCTGTCTCCTTTATTTTCTTATGTGAAAAAGATATGTGGGCTACACATAAAACAATGCTGGAAACCTGCTAATCTGGTTTTGTTACCAGGTCAAATGATACCAAATCCTTAAGACAATGCTGGAATGGTCCAAGAACTTTAATAAATCCCTGTGTATGCCCCTTTATACCTGATAATACTATATAGCTCAAGAGATATGGAAACATTCTATTTAAAAGCgcaagaaaataagaaatttggCAGCAGTCATTTAGAATATGAATATGTTTCCTTTAATATTTATTACTTCTGAATAAGTTCTGATGTTTATCCTTGTAAAAAGGTCTCAAGTTTATCGAAAACAGAAGTAATCTAACTCTTACGCTTTCACTCAATTTCCTTTTAAACACTTTAATGTTCGATTTACTAAAGGAACAAAAAGAAACAGTGTGATATTCAATTGTTACGCTTGCTCAATGCCTTCTCTTATGGAATAGTTTCTGTCAATGTTGAGTTTGGTGGAGGTTTTCCAGCAACTGGATGGAAATGCTGAAGGATGTACACTAGGTTTTAGGTGATGCAATGGCAAAATTGGCCGGCCTATAATGAGAGGATTCAGAGGCAGAGTGTGAGTTATGAAGCCTTAACAGCTATAAATCCCTTTGGACCCAAGAAAGATTGTGTGGGGAAGTTTCTGCATCAGCTTTATGGCTAATAATATTGGTTAGAACTTAGAAAGGCTAAATCACTTAAGAAGCTAAGACATTGTGCTGTAAACTTATTGTGCAGTATCTATTTTATCAGGAGTCTTTTATGTTGAAGTTGGACTCTTATTTCTGAATTTTGTATGTTTCATCCCCTGGCAGAAAGAGGAACTAGATCTTTAACTTACCTTCACAATGTTTTCTGTTAGGTAATTTGTTTCCTTATCGAACAGTGTTATAGGAGGTAGAATTGTTAATTCGGAAATTAAAATACCTTCAGTTTAAGTCCTGATATTCTTATCGCCTCGTCATTGACATATCAACTTAAAAGAGAATATCAATAGTTATAGCTTTGTTTTGTAGGTGCACAAAATGGATATTGTTAACTTTTCATTTAACATCAAATTTGAATGTTCAATTTTTTTGTCACAGGGTACGCGTGATTTTGCAAAAGAACAGATGGCTATAAGAGAGAAAGCATTCTCAATTATAGTTGAGGTTTTCAAAAGGCATGGTGCTTCAGCTTTGGATACTCCTGCTTTTGAAATGAGAGAGACACTGATGGGAAAATACGGGGAAGACTCAAAATTAATCTATGACCTTGCTGATCAGGTGTGCTAGTTGTTTAAACTGCTATTTATTTGCTGATTTGCTGGTGCACCTTGTCACATGTGAGCTTCACGCATGCACGCATACACATATTTGCGACGTGCACACAAGGTTTAAGAGGTGcattttattttcattattagAATCCGAGTTGTGTATTTTTCCTGATCTTTTTTGTACTGATGAATCCCCTTTCCCCGTCAACGTTTGCAGGGGGGAGAACTTTGCTCTCTTCGTTATGACCTGACAGTTCCGTTTGCTAGATACGTAGCAATGAATGGTCTGACATCCTTCAAGCGTTATCAGATAGCTAAGGTGTACAGAAGAGATAACCCGTCTAAGGGTAGATACCGTGAATTCTACCAATGTGATTTTGATATAGCTGGTCAGTTTGAGAAGATGATGCCTGATTTTGAGGTCATAAAGATTTTGACCGAGTTGTTAGATGAGCTTGATATTGGAGAGTATGAGGTAAACTTTCTAATGGTTCTCAAGCCATGTCCAAATTCAATCAATACTTGTTAGTTGACCTTGGAATGATATTAATCCTGGTAGGACACAATTTAGTCCCCATCACTTGAAATATGATTTTGTCTTATGATTCTTTCTCGCTCCCCTGCCCCCTTCTCTCCCTGCGCATGCTCTCAAATCATCATCTTACATTACCACAGTATTTTTGGCTATTTCATTTGGGCAATTTAAATCTTCTAATTGTTTTGCTATGTTGTGCGGATTCTCCAAAATGaggccgcacccgtgtcggatcctccaaaaatatactatttttggaggatccgacacgcacccgATAAGATTTTCGGAGTGTCCGAGCAACATAGTTGTTTTGTGGCTATGTATATCTGCCCGGAGTTATACCAATTTTATTTgtgtatatattctctttatgtTTCTTATAATCCAAAACATTCTGGTATCGTTTCTCATACAATCTTAGGGAATCATCTGTCCTATTAGTGGTGTATGACATTAACTAATTATGTAAAACATCTATTTTTTATTCAGGTAAAGCTTAATCACAGAAAGCTGCTTGATGGTATGTTAGCTATATGCGGGGTGCCACAAGAGAAATTCAGAACCATTTGTTCAAGCATTGACAAGCTGGATAAACAATCGTTTGAGCAGATAAAAAAAGAAATGGTGAGGCATCATCTCAGGTCGGCATAAACTTGTACATTTTATTAAGATAGCTATTCAATATTTTATCAGTTACTGGTGCTTTGCTTAGTACTGGCTTGCTGGTTTTGGTTTCTCTCATTCTTGGTTCTCCAGATGTTGGCATTTCGGTCATCTTAAAGCTATCTCAGGGCTCGGTTGTTAACTCCTAGTCTATAATATGTGTGACTAGACATGCTGATTCATGCGCTGTTTAATGTAGCAAAAACACCTAATGAATTGTATTCTCTCTTCCTATAACCTAAGCAATTTTCTCTTGGTTGGACTACTTGAAACACAACCTAGGTTTACACTTCGTTTCTTCTCTTGTGCGTTGCTGGACTGCCAATGTTCCTTCACCTCCCTGGCTTTTGTCGCATATTTGTTTTGTTGGGGGGGATTTAGTGCTCTAAATTCCAGAACTTTCAGGCTATAGAGTAGTTTGAGTTTTTTTTCTTGCAGTGTTTACAATATTAAAGCCAATCAGGAGAGCAATGAGATGAGAATTTTGATGACCCATTGATGCTGTCTGGTTTGGTTCAACCATAGCTCACAGGTTCTTTaccaagtcaaaacttggtctaACTGGACGGCAGTGCTACTGATTCCCAGTTGAACTGTTCAACTGACTGGTCTGTTTTGGTGTTAAAACATTGAAAAGGATGATATAATGAACGGAAGAAATGTTTAATTTCTTCTATGTTTCCCTCGCTTTTTCCTTGGGGTGTGGATACCAGGATGATCTCGAATTTCAATGCAAACTCTAACTTTGTTTCttataaatcattttttttcatatGTTCTTGTGGACTTCTAGCATGTTAGAAGGTAAGGATTCTCTTAAGGTTACTCCCTCCGTATGGTTTTTTCTAGTATCTCACTGCAATCTGTGAATCGTTTTAGTTTCTCCTACTGAGTAgttttctttttaaatatttgaTTATCTATTTTCTAAAATCATTGTTGTTCCTGCCTCTTAAGATTGCTCATATTTCAGCCATTTACTTTTCAAGGGCCATTGATCAATTTCAGGGTGAAATTAGATGTCAATATGTACCTAAGGGACTTAGGAATGACATGAAAAATACTGCTTTTCTAGATCTTTTAATCAAATTACTAAAGAGACTTATGTCTTCATAAAAAGAAATACTAAAGAGACTTATGTTGAAAAATCTGTCAAAAatattactccctctgtttcaatttaaatgacacactttccttattagtccgttccaaaaagaactgacacatttctatatttgaaaacaatttaactttaaacttttcattttacccactttacccttaatgggaagcttttatagccacacaaatgtcatggccctaCAAAGCTTTTAGGACCAcatatttcaaaagtcttcttaattttttctttaactttatGCCAAGTCAAACTACATCATCTAAAGTGAAATGGAAACGGAAGGAGTATCTTTTTGAAACAGAGCGAGCATGTCATTAGCACTCTAATGCCACTGTATTTTGTACCAGGTGGATGAGAAAGGCTTAAGTGATGAGATATCAGACAGAATTGGTACATTTGTCAAATGGAGGGGACCTCCTGTGGAATTATTATCTAAGCTTAAGCAGGAACGCAGTTTCTTGGAGAACAATGAATCCTCACTTGCATTGGATGAATTAGACATCATGTTTAAAGCTCTTGAGAGGTCCAGGTGTATTGACAGAGTCGTTTTTGACTTGAGCCTTGCAAGAGGTCTTGACTACTACACAGGAGTCATATTCGAAGCTGTCTTTAAAGGAGCTACTCAGGTAGATCTCTCAGTGTGCTAAGGAGTTTTTAGTTCCAGTTAGCTATGCTTTTGCAACTTTGGCTTGTTGATGTGGTGATAATCAATTCAGATTTTGTGCATTCAGGCATGTAAGAAGtttatatataaattgtttgagTTCTCAACATTGTCAAGTACCTTTGATCATTATATTAAGTAATCTAAACTGGAGTAACCAGTGTACATAATTGTGGATTCCTCTTGTCTCACATACTATGTTTGGAGTTGAACGCTACTCTAGGTAATTGACTCTTTCCAAGGTGAACAGCATGTTTCCAAGCCTCCAAGTGCAGCCTCGTTTTCTTTAAATGTCCTATCATTATACCCTGATGAACATCTGTGTATCAAATTGATGGTGAAGTTCTAGTAGTTTGATTATGGCATTTTCCAATATATAACTCTCGGTTCCTACGTTGTTGTTCCTATTATATTTTTCAGTGCATGAAATGTTCATAAATGAAAGTTTCTCTTCTCTGAGCACTACTGCTGGTCTGGAAATGCCTGCAGGTTGGTTCGATTGCTGCTGGTGGACGTTATGACAATCTAATAGGGATGTTTGGCACACGGCAGGTTCCTGCTGTTGGGATTAGTCTGGGAATCGAGAGAGTGTTTGCAATCATGGAACAGGTTCAGAAAGACAAGAATCAGGTGATAGTAGCTAAATAAACATATCTGATTTGTTCTGAAATAGACTTTGGTAGTTTTCACCTTCTCTACTCTTTGCACATcaataagtaaataaaagtgtcCCATCTCTAGCATCTTTGAGCCTTCTTTTAAGATTATAAATGAGACAGTTCACATAATTCAATATGATAACAAAGCGGTAGTACCGATACTATTACAAACCTACTCAAGACTTGATGAATGTCCCTAGCATTTCATGGTGCACATAATGCAGTTAATAAACGAATGTACTCCCACAAGAAACTGAAAATGTAGAGTGAAAATGGGGTTGATGGAGAACAATTGAGAGACTGTTCTGTTTtacttggtttttctttttttatttatccGCTCAATGGCAAGTGCAATCTGCATGTCTGAAGATGTCCTAACTTTGTTGTAGTACTAGCTCCATTTCATTGCCTACCTTTATGTGCTTTTCTCGTCCGCCTATTATTTTATAagctcctctctctctctctctctctccatgtTTTTCCCTGAAGTGTACAATTTTCCAGGAAATCCGAGCCACTGAAACTCAAGTTCTCGTTAGCATTCTTGGTGATGACAGTGCTTTAGCTGCTGAGCTGGTTGGTGAATTGTGGAATGCTAAAGTGAAAGCAGAATTCATGATACATAAAAAAGTGATGAAGCATATTGATCGGGCCAGAGATTCGAGGATCCCTTGGATGGTACTTGTTGGTGAACGCGAACTTAGCGAAGGAGTTGTAAAATTGAAGGATGTTGTTGCAGCTATTGACTATGAAGTCCCCAGAGGTAACCTTGTGAACGACTTATGCAGACGATTAGACATGTAATATCTAGttattaatattgttagattGATACAAGAATGCttttttggggggtgggggtTAAAATCCTCCATTTTGGTGGGGGTTAGCATTGACCCCTACCTGTCCATTAATCCACACAAGTTACATTTTGAGAACCCATTGCGTGTGAAATAAACTAAACTGAGATTCTGTAAGTGCATTTTACATTGATGGGAGGACTCCTTCCTTTAACACTTAGTCTAACTTTAAAATGGATTATGTGCTCTAGTTTTCAAATGCAATCTATGCAATGCAAGTGATACATCTCTACTTGTTCATCATACGTTTGGCGTTCATTTTCTTTCTATATATAGGGtattaatatttttcaaaaagattTCCTTAATCATGTTTGCCCTTTCTCTCCTTGAAGGGCAAATTGACTTTCAAACTAGCCTAAC
The nucleotide sequence above comes from Nicotiana tabacum cultivar K326 chromosome 12, ASM71507v2, whole genome shotgun sequence. Encoded proteins:
- the LOC107791338 gene encoding histidine--tRNA ligase, cytoplasmic-like, with the protein product MAEERRVVTVGGKGSSLSSSSVFEIANGLSRPRIDSSALSKVSSSSNSKTSNNTNAPTQSSAFSVLSNLTPEESKASLVVLLNKLLLSSSSSAAVTQLYDIILNDVSSISFDNTIDGVSPGDFSVAAISGISAILDHRSSALSVIIDAVAALSCEALGADISAFNLNDSGDGSTAKDVVSVAADVKILLNGSKFVNKNSDELAVSSVPVVHGKFREICRLLHSSTRVQLNSAVVSNSGSSGTASAMCTTLFSLAVALKDLGNISYNRAKRTRDDEISAMLQKECPRPDQLKAVFASLVSAHSDEEYVKFSHDVNSLLMMVEKIVSWEALAAFFSLEEKDFISGNTSVCEDSAKAGKKGGKKKKILGKGTTALLQFLKDRLLSMPIQTEAFENLVRHFLSLLDPKDSGFGTLLRKVKDIVESNESRRLPKLPKGTRDFAKEQMAIREKAFSIIVEVFKRHGASALDTPAFEMRETLMGKYGEDSKLIYDLADQGGELCSLRYDLTVPFARYVAMNGLTSFKRYQIAKVYRRDNPSKGRYREFYQCDFDIAGQFEKMMPDFEVIKILTELLDELDIGEYEVKLNHRKLLDGMLAICGVPQEKFRTICSSIDKLDKQSFEQIKKEMVDEKGLSDEISDRIGTFVKWRGPPVELLSKLKQERSFLENNESSLALDELDIMFKALERSRCIDRVVFDLSLARGLDYYTGVIFEAVFKGATQVGSIAAGGRYDNLIGMFGTRQVPAVGISLGIERVFAIMEQVQKDKNQEIRATETQVLVSILGDDSALAAELVGELWNAKVKAEFMIHKKVMKHIDRARDSRIPWMVLVGERELSEGVVKLKDVVAAIDYEVPRGNLVNDLCRRLDM